The Penaeus monodon isolate SGIC_2016 chromosome 5, NSTDA_Pmon_1, whole genome shotgun sequence genome window below encodes:
- the LOC119573079 gene encoding dynactin subunit 4-like: MAHLFQVDRVRLLCSCGVLKPITAIYFCRHCLKLRCGNCVSHEVDTLFCPNCLENMPSTEARLKKNRCANCFDCPSCCHTLSTRATSIQAPSPEDPSKTVARKVYYLACTSCRWTSRDVGLKDQTVATGGWAEQDNEHYKQLQTLLEHYRSLAQREKLEKERKRFSHRKSSYFSMTDKYSLPSLIGRKSLSPLSPYSPKGDGSQTSELTPSEAAEEVEGLPADIFTEEVNLSSITSMEQRMASPEWQPEKSSDLYPLHKHILVKRSLRCRHCEHNLSKPEYNPSSVKFKIQLGAFYHVPEVRMVQQADLKWGVETSVQISLCNPTPHDMTLAFLPFVPEAHIAAQQKAEELGEGGSLNTSSLVRVVDIPVEKTDLTPTADVALPQGQLILTARDDTAEYDDQDANSSFNDDPQVVAWRRANKVGVNLLVTPQSGAKRAIVGFVLRYEYTNTVATATESRTVTLNIPVMVDVGPVSE; this comes from the exons ATGGCGCACCTCTTCCAGGTCGACCGCGTTCGCCTGCTCTGCTCCTGCGGGGTGCTCAAACCCATCACTGCTATCTACTTCTGCCGCCACTGCCTGAAGCTGAGATGCGGGAACTGCGTGTCGCACGAG GTGGACACACTTTTCTGTCCAAACTGTTTGGAGAATATGCCTTCAACTGAAGCCCGGCTCAAGAAGAATAG gtgTGCCAATTGCTTTGATTGCCCAAGCTGTTGCCACACCCTTTCAACACGTGCAACTAGTATTCAGGCTCCTTCGCCAGAGGACCCAAGCAAAACTGTTGCTAGGAAGGTCTATTATTTGGCTTGCACCAGCTGCAGGTGGACCTCAAGAGATGTTGGACTGAAGGATCAAACTGTGG CCACTGGCGGTTGGGCAGAACAAGACAATGAACACTATAAGCAGCTGCAGACCCTGTTGGAACATTATCGTTCCTTGGCACAACGTGAGAAACTAGAGAAGGAACGCAAGAGGTTCTCACACCGCAAGTCATCTTATTTCAGTATGACGGACAAATACAGCCTTCCCTCCCTGATTGGAAGGAAGTCACTTTCACCACTGTCTCCTTACTCTCCTAAA GGTGATGGCAGCCAAACTTCAGAGTTGACTCCTTCAGAAGCTGCTGAAGAAGTAGAGGGACTTCCTGCTGACATATTTACTGAAGAAGTAAACCTTTCTTCAA TTACTTCAATGGAGCAAAGAATGGCATCTCCTGAATGGCAGCCAGAGAAGAGTAGTGATCTGTATCCACTTCACAAACACATTTTGGTGAAACGTTCCCTTCGTTGTCGTCATTGTGAGCATAACTTATCCAAACCAGAGTATAATCCCTCGTCTGTCAAGTTCAAGATTCAACTTGGGGCTTT ttACCACGTTCCTGAAGTAAGGATGGTGCAGCAAGCAGATCTCAAATGGGGTGTTGAGACATCTGTTCAGATCTCGCTGTGTAATCCAACTCCTCATGATATGACTCTAGCCTTCCTCCCATTTGTCCCTGAAGCACATATTGCTGCACAGCAGAAAG CTGAGGAACTTGGAGAAGGAGGCAGCCTTAACACAAGCAGCCTAGTCCGAGTAGTGGATATTCCAGTGGAAAAGACTGATCTAACTCCAACAGCAGATGTTGCATTACCACAGGGACAACTTATTCTCACTGCTCGTGATGATACGGCTGAGTATGATGACCAGGATGCAAATAGCAGCTTCAATGATGATCCtca AGTGGTTGCTTGGAGACGAGCAAATAAAGTTGGTGTTAATCTTCTAGTTACTCCCCAATCTGGTGCTAAAAGGGCCATTGTTGGCTTTGTACTTCGTTATGAATACACCAACACTGTTGCAACTGCAACAGAATCACGAACTGTCACACTGAACATTCCTGTTATGGTAGATGTTGGCCCAGTGTCCGAATAG
- the LOC119573080 gene encoding uncharacterized protein LOC119573080, translating into MKYSKDSPGSNMALVPLECQNPNLMIGCEKSVMVVRALQKERRKNKRREKENMWRRNNHRNAKNDPVVVHYPARSALQTLHKSSSKAQDAHYFLGGLNHDWVGYYERGVASDQSCINEWNAMDSLESKRPPSPDSLTDKEETQLLIRNKLKEIMMSVDIDEVTSKYIRQRLEEDLAMDLYKFKSYIDQEMMTILGQMDAATEIFPHVYLGSEWNASNLEELQNNGVGYILNVTKEIDNFYPGTFDYLNIRVYDDEKTELLKHWDRTFRYIAQVKEKGSKVLVHCKMGISRSASVVIAYAMKAFNMSLEEALSLVKKKRSCIKPNKAFCGQLKTYEGILDASRQRHNILWRSKSETNLKSTSAHANRPTQTNHENNNLSLNDNVDSSNNNDNRHKSSEELTAYETTYNALTVRIPSPCNGDEVRRPKSWSPDDHTAGLLFPQDSDQGGSDFGDSWRRSQSLNTQSWRAHVTVQQRDLRDIGTEGSPVEDNETDFPVAVVEAVNPLYTDNPSESTINEVSELQLSSSVKDRINEFESVQTVSQAAVKKSQNGKKGEVVQLQNTTTSSDDFSDQSSTAELEKAIETFLSPGIEDLQGSEPVVSQTKPAAQKHQAVLVPSHLWQEECTEIEESVDPMESPVGVPKEAITWPAGIVKRQKQDFEDKVKMSDSKTVPSCKELDSPLSRQSSSSSLSSQFQRVEVIRSPSYGRQDSVGSDSVKRDDPFSAKLDKVFDREERKQQRLSTVSPLIGEVKETPSRNSSWGSFDSAVVLADRDFPSRQSSWGSCDTRGTAGTIASRNSSFGPYDIKQQPLREDPESVVPISNITGTYFEKDCGPFSPGTIRRNRSKNSETKEGIVDDVKMQSSEPEEIEDAVMEDLPHYKPVANVKAYGPAPYKSPVERVPPTDLNDEGMEEIPEGLDCHKNTLSVPVHIPDSTNPSASDKSQSIIISPGAPLGQSVSPMSDIEISSEKIVFNKTSPVTEDEVPVPGTVKQHKQLLESRTEGIEKEKLVTPNYNRSQSYSTSDTEKKEASPTSQLSRSFSEKRAKFEGQLEGETEEGKVKKITRALEQQKYDEKFQQLRIKGIRKRSHSLERLSTSPTSPGCSTQQFLDQLFDQTQAEVRELEEDLPSEEICVKSLVGKFEDSQEKMQYKVQTRNVRAKSDSSTPDKFLPPVPQRKSSLDYNFKPNLRAQSQPPPTPLRSSASGSSISPVVKVPIHKPPPGGRGQTCGVEVRQKKQQGKTHPLTKLTRANRENYHTM; encoded by the exons GTCAGCGCTCCAGACCCTCCACAAATCCAGCTCTAAGGCTCAGGACGCCCACTATTTCCTCGGCGGCCTCAACCATGACTGGGTGGGCTACTATGAGCGGGGCGTGGCCTCCGACCAGTCCTGCATCAATGAGTGGAATGCTATGGATAGCCTAGAATCCAAGCGACCCCCCTCGCCTGACTCTCTTACAGACAA AGAAGAGACGCAGCTCCTCATCCGTAATAAACTGAAGGAGATTATGATGAGTGTGGACATCGATGAGGTCACATCCAAATACATCCGACAAAGGCTAGAGGAAGATCTAGCCATGGACCTTTATAAATTTAAGTCATACATTGACCAGGAGATGATGACCATCCTGGGCCAGATGGATGCTGCAACAGAGATCTTCCCTCATGTGTACTTGGGATCTGAGTGGAATGCTTCAAATCTGGAGGAATTGCAGAATAATGG GGTGGGTTATATACTCAATGTAACAAAGGAAATAGATAATTTCTATCCTGGAACATTTGACTACCTCAACATTCGAGTTTACGATGATGAGAAGACAGAACTCCTTAAACACTGGGACCGCACCTTTAGATATATTGCACAAGTCAA AGAGAAAGGGTCTAAGGTCCTGGTACACTGCAAGATGGGCATCAGCAGGTCGGCCTCAGTAGTCATTGCATATGCTATGAAAGCTTTCAACATGAGTCTGGAAGAAGCTCTTTCCCttgtgaagaagaagagaagctgCATCAAACCTAATAAGGCATTCTGTGGTCAACTGAAGACTTATGAG ggTATTCTTGATGCCAGTAGGCAACGACATAACATTCTGTGGCGCAGCAAATCTGAGACAAATCTCAAGTCTACCTCAGCACATGCCAATCGACCAACTCAAACAAACcatgaaaacaataatttatCTCTTAATGATAATGTagacagcagcaacaataatgataatagacataAAAGCTCAGAGGAGCTAACTGCATATGAAACTACTTATAATGCCTTAACTGTGCGCATTCCATCTCCCTGCAATGGAGATGAAGTGAGACGCCCAAAGTCATGGTCACCAGATGATCACACAGCTGGACTGTTGTTTCCTCAAGATTCTGACCAAG gtgGGAGTGACTTTGGAGACTCATGGCGCCGATCTCAATCACTTAATACACAGTCTTGGCGAGCACATGTAACAGTGCAGCAGAGGGACTTAAGAGATATAGGCACAGAGGGATCACCAGTTGAAGACAATGAGACTGATTTTCCTGTGGCAGTAGTGGAAGCTGTTAACCCACTATATACTGATAATCCATCTGAAAGTACGATTAATGAAGTTTCTGAACTCCAGCTATCATCGTCAGTTAAAGATAGGATCAATGAGTTTGAAAGTGTACAAACTGTAAGTCAAGCTGCAGTGAAAAAATCCCAgaatggaaagaaaggggaggttgTACAGTTACAAAATACCACCACATCAAGTGATGATTTCAGTGACCAGTCAAGCACAGCTGAATTGGAAAAAGCCATAGAAACCTTTCTCTCCCCAGGCATTGAAGACCTGCAGGGTAGTGAGCCAGTAGTTTCACAAACTAAGCCAGCTGCTCAGAAGCATCAGGCTGTTTTAGTACCATCACATCTTTGGCAAGAGGAATgtacagaaatagaagaaagtgTGGATCCTATGGAGAGTCCAGTAGGTGTGCCAAAAGAAGCCATCACCTGGCCAGCAGGCATAGTTAAAAGGCAGAAGCAAGACTTTGAAGACAAGGTGAAAATGAGTGATTCTAAGACAGTTCCTAGTTGCAAAGAGCTTGATTCACCACTATCAAGGCAGAGTTCGTCTAGTTCATTAAGTAGTCAATTTCAGAGGGTAGAAGTTATTAGGTCCCCTAGTTATGGACGTCAAGATTCAGTTGGATCAGACTCTGTAAAGAGGGATGACCCATTTTCTGCTAAGCTTGATAAAGTGTTTGATCGTGAGGAGAGAAAACAGCAGAGACTGAGCACAGTTAGTCCCTTAATTGGGGAAGTAAAAGAGACTCCATCCCGCAACAGTTCATGGGGTTCCTTTGACAGTGCTGTAGTGTTAGCAGACAGAGACTTTCCCTCAAGACAGAGTTCATGGGGGTCCTGTGACACAAGAGGAACAGCAGGCACTATAGCTTCTAGAAATAGTTCTTTTGGCCCCTATGATATTAAGCAACAGCCTCTTCGAGAAGATCCAGAGTCAGTAGTGCCAATAAGTAACATAACAGGAACCTACTTTGAAAAGGACTGTGGGCCATTTTCTCCAGGAACTATCAGAAGAAACCGGAGTAAAAATTCTGAAACCAAGGAAGGCATTGTTGATGATGTTAAGATGCAATCTAGTGAACCAGAAGAAATTGAGGATGCAGTGATGGAAGATTTGCCTCATTACAAACCAGTCGCAAATGTTAAGGCTTATGGGCCTGCTCCTTATAAAAGTCCTGTAGAAAGAGTTCCGCCAACAGACCTTAATGATGAAGGAATGGAAGAAATCCCTGAAGGATTAGATTGTCATAAAAATACTCTTAGTGTACCTGTTCACATTCCAGATAGTACAAATCCTTCAGCTTCTGACAAGTCCCAATCCATTATAATTAGCCCTGGTGCACCTCTTGGACAAAGTGTAAGCCCTATGTCTGATATAGAAATTTCAAGTGAGAAGATTGTATTCAACAAAACTAGCCCTGTAACAGAGGATGAAGTACCTGTTCCAGGCACAGTCAAACAGCATAAGCAGCTACTTGAGAGCAGGACAGAAGGAATTGAAAAAGAGAAACTTGTAACACCAAATTACAATCGTTCTCAGAGTTATTCTACATCAGATACTGAAAAGAAAGAAGCAAGTCCAACAAGCCAACTTAGTCGAagtttttcagaaaaaagagcaaaatttGAAGGGCAACTAGAAGGTGAAACAGAAGaaggcaaagtaaaaaaaataactcgaGCCCTtgaacaacaaaaatatgatgaaaaattcCAGCAACTCAGAATAAAGGGTATTAGGAAACGATCTCATAGTCTTGAGCGCCTTAGCACATCACCTACCTCTCCAGGTTGCTCTACACAGCAGTTTCTTGATCAGCTATTTGACCAGACTCAAGCTGAAGTTAGAGAACTAGAGGAAGATTTACCCAGTGAAGAGATTTGTGTGAAAAGTTTAGTTGGAAAATTTGAAGATTCTcaagaaaaaatgcaatacaaGGTTCAGACTAGGAATGTTAGAGCCAAGTCTGACAGTTCAACTCCAGACAAGTTCCTACCACCTGTTCCTCAAAGAAAATCCAGTCTAGACTATAATTTTAAACCAAATCTTCGAGCACAATCCCAACCACCCCCTACTCCCTTAAGGTCATCAGCATCAGGAAGCAGTATTTCCCCTGTTGTGAAAGTGCCCATCCACAAGCCACCACCTGGAGGACGTGGTCAGACGTGTGGGGTTGAAGTGCGGCAAAAGAAACAACAAGGAAAAACGCATCCTTTAACAAAGTTAACAAGAGCAAATAGGGAAAATTACCATACTATGTAA